One Hordeum vulgare subsp. vulgare chromosome 4H, MorexV3_pseudomolecules_assembly, whole genome shotgun sequence DNA window includes the following coding sequences:
- the LOC123450561 gene encoding protein PIN-LIKES 6-like yields MMETSLMEAVLSGGTGESILTSMKFAVLPIAKVFTLCFMGFLMATRYIGILDANGRKLLNGLVFSLLLPCLIFTQLGRAITVQKLLDWWYIPVNIVLGTVSGSLVGLLVALIVRPPRPYFKFTVVHIAIGNNGNMPLVLIAALCRDSSNPFGDPEKCKQDGNAYVSFGQWVGAIILYSYVFQMLAPPPGETFDGSRVEKPPPPAMAAAPEQIPLLTPRVSEQAPKCSKALAILHIFVEKFKLKRVFQPPVIASALGISIGATPSLKHFVLTNDAPLFFLTDACIILGGAMIPCILLALGGNLVDGPGPGSKKLGLRTTAAIIFGRLVLVPPAGMCVVALADRLGFIPRGDTMFKFVLLLQHSMPTSVLSGAVANLRGCGEESAAVLFWMYVCAVFSVAGWMVLYIRTLF; encoded by the exons ATGATGGAGACGTCGCTGATGGAGGCGGTGCTGAGCGGCGGCACCGGGGAGTCGATCCTGACATCGATGAAGTTTGCGGTGCTTCCGATCGCCAAGGTGTTCACATTGTGCTTCATGGGCTTCCTCATGGCCACCAGGTACATCGGCATCCTCGACGCCAACGGCCGCAAGCTTCTCAACGGG CTAGTGTTTTCCCTACTACTTCCATGCCTTATATTCACTCAGCTTGGACGAGCAATTACAGTGCAGAAACTGTTAGACTG GTGGTACATTCCTGTAAATATTGTTCTGGGGACGGTTTCTGGTTCTCTAGTAGGCCTTCTCGTCGCGTTGATTGTACGGCCGCCACGCCCATATTTCAAGTTCACCGTTGTCCACATCGCCATAG GTAACAATGGAAACATGCCTCTCGTCCTGATCGCCGCCCTCTGTCGAGACTCATCGAACCCGTTTGGCGACCCTGAGAAATGCAAGCAGGACGGCAACGCCTACGTCTCTTTTGGGCAATGG GTCGGGGCGATTATCTTGTACAGCTACGTGTTTCAGATGCTCGCGCCGCCGCCTGGTGAAACCTTCGATGGAAGCAGAGTGGAGAAGCCCCCTCCCCCGGCTATGGCTGCTGCACCTGAACAAATTCCCCTGCTAACCCCGCGTGTATCTGAACAAGCACCCAAGTGCTCAAAA GCACTAGCAATTCTGCACATCTTTGTTGAGAAATTTAAGCTGAAGCGAGTGTTTCAACCTCCAGTGATTGCCTCG GCATTGGGGATTTCCATTGGAGCAACGCcatccctgaagcacttcgtgctCACTAACGACGCCCCGCTATTCTTCCTTACTGATGCTTGCATCATTCTTGG GGGGGCAATGATCCCATGCATCTTGCTCGCGCTCGGAGGCAATCTCGTCGATG GACCAGGTCCGGGCAGCAAGAAGCTGGGACTGAGGACTACGGCGGCGATCATCTTCGGGCGGCTGGTGTTGGTACCACCGGCGGGGATGTGCGTGGTCGCCCTGGCGGACAGGCTGGGGTTCATCCCCAGGGGCGACACCATGTTCAAGTTCGTCCTCCTCCTGCAGCACTCCATGCCCACCTCGGTGCTCTCCG GGGCCGTCGCTAATCTGCGCGGGTGCGGGGAGGAGTCGGCGGCGGTGCTCTTCTGGATGTACGTGTGCGCCGTCTTCTCTGTCGCCGGGTGGATGGTGCTCTACATCAGGACGCTCTTCTGA